A part of Paenibacillus donghaensis genomic DNA contains:
- a CDS encoding cellulase family glycosylhydrolase, whose product MSFGFRKLGVWFVALVLLAGAYSYPGYEVKAQGSAGYYHTSGNKIVDSAGNPAVFNGLNWFGFETANYSPHGLWTRSMDDVLDQIKTKGYNLIRLPYCNQMFDSGSAANSIDYAKNPDLIGLKPVQIMDKLIEKAGNRGIRISLDRHRPDSGGQSALWYTAAYPETRWISQ is encoded by the coding sequence ATGTCGTTTGGGTTCCGGAAGTTGGGTGTATGGTTTGTAGCTTTGGTATTGCTTGCAGGTGCTTATTCGTACCCGGGTTATGAAGTGAAGGCTCAAGGTTCAGCAGGCTACTATCACACCTCAGGCAATAAAATCGTGGATTCCGCAGGGAATCCCGCCGTATTCAACGGACTCAACTGGTTCGGCTTCGAAACCGCGAATTACTCCCCGCATGGGTTGTGGACCCGTTCCATGGATGATGTGCTCGATCAGATCAAGACGAAAGGCTATAACCTGATCCGGCTGCCCTACTGCAACCAGATGTTCGATTCAGGCTCTGCAGCCAATAGTATCGATTATGCCAAAAATCCTGATCTTATCGGTCTGAAGCCGGTGCAGATTATGGATAAACTGATTGAAAAAGCCGGTAATCGCGGCATCCGGATTTCCCTTGACCGACACCGGCCGGATTCCGGTGGACAATCGGCGCTGTGGTATACTGCGGCCTATCCCGAAACCCGCTGGATCAGTCAGTGA
- a CDS encoding type 1 glutamine amidotransferase family protein produces MNNTVYLYVFDTMADWEIGYLTAELNSGRYYKKEQASSRIVTIANEKTLVTTMGGLKIMPDINLKECSMASTDTLILPGGDTWTEAIHEPILQIARKCIQEDILVAAICGATVALAQAGLLNSRPHTSNDLEYLKMICPAYTGEEFYIKQPVVTDGKLITASGIAPLEFTVHVLKALGVFDSQTLDAWYSLYKTQEAKYFYELMKSE; encoded by the coding sequence ATGAATAATACGGTATATCTATATGTGTTCGACACCATGGCAGACTGGGAAATAGGGTACTTAACTGCCGAACTGAACTCGGGAAGATATTATAAGAAGGAGCAGGCCTCATCTAGAATAGTTACCATAGCAAATGAAAAGACGCTTGTAACCACAATGGGTGGACTAAAAATAATGCCTGACATCAATCTGAAGGAGTGCAGCATGGCAAGCACAGATACATTGATTTTACCCGGTGGAGATACATGGACCGAAGCCATTCACGAGCCCATCCTCCAAATCGCCCGGAAATGTATACAGGAAGATATATTAGTTGCAGCGATTTGTGGGGCTACAGTGGCGCTTGCCCAGGCAGGATTACTGAATTCACGCCCGCATACAAGTAATGATCTGGAGTACCTCAAAATGATCTGTCCCGCCTACACCGGCGAAGAGTTCTACATAAAGCAACCTGTTGTAACTGATGGAAAGCTGATTACGGCATCTGGAATAGCCCCGTTGGAATTCACTGTACATGTCTTGAAAGCCCTGGGGGTGTTTGATTCTCAAACCTTAGATGCCTGGTATAGTCTTTATAAGACCCAGGAAGCTAAGTATTTCTATGAGTTGATGAAATCTGAGTAG
- a CDS encoding aspartyl-phosphate phosphatase Spo0E family protein produces the protein MHNLTHKYEEEKHKLNELGQRSLEQGIPLSTNEALQAQSRRVDELINQMYQEKNRYSHA, from the coding sequence ATGCACAATCTGACGCACAAATATGAAGAGGAGAAGCACAAGTTGAATGAACTCGGACAGCGGTCACTGGAGCAGGGAATTCCGTTAAGCACCAATGAGGCGCTTCAGGCTCAGAGTCGTAGAGTGGATGAGCTTATTAATCAGATGTATCAAGAAAAGAACAGATATTCACATGCGTAA
- a CDS encoding DNA adenine methylase, protein MTKSPLRYPGAKKKVLDRFLPFWKKEHIEYRDVFVGGGSTFFGKPLSTLNWINDFDSEVAELYVVMRDQPEELCELIMNTIPTVELWREIKQQEYQTSLEKGFRTFFLNRTNFSGILKGNPIGGINQQSIYKIDCRWNPKALCDQVRNCHRMLQNIRITALDFEEVIQEPGDSVLMYLDPPYYHKGNLLYRVGMSNQDHERLARNLQETNHDFFITYDDCAEVRGLYEDWAYLYPASWFYSSSNKKTREVGKELFISNYPIEEQLEMLLLRT, encoded by the coding sequence ATGACAAAATCTCCTTTACGATATCCAGGGGCTAAAAAAAAGGTGTTAGATCGATTTCTCCCCTTCTGGAAAAAAGAACATATAGAATATCGAGACGTTTTTGTAGGAGGGGGATCTACTTTCTTTGGGAAGCCTCTTTCTACACTAAATTGGATAAATGATTTTGATAGTGAAGTTGCAGAATTATATGTAGTTATGCGTGATCAACCAGAGGAATTATGTGAATTGATAATGAATACTATACCCACAGTTGAATTATGGCGTGAAATTAAACAACAGGAATATCAAACCTCTCTTGAAAAAGGCTTTAGAACCTTCTTTTTGAATCGGACTAATTTCAGTGGAATCTTGAAAGGTAATCCAATTGGAGGTATAAACCAACAAAGTATTTATAAAATAGATTGTCGATGGAATCCTAAAGCTTTATGCGATCAAGTCCGGAATTGTCATCGTATGTTACAAAATATTCGTATAACAGCATTAGATTTTGAAGAAGTTATTCAAGAACCTGGAGACTCTGTGCTTATGTACTTAGATCCTCCATATTACCATAAGGGGAACTTACTATATAGAGTTGGAATGAGTAATCAAGATCATGAACGTTTAGCAAGAAATTTGCAAGAAACAAATCATGACTTTTTTATCACGTACGATGATTGCGCTGAAGTTAGAGGACTGTACGAAGATTGGGCTTATCTTTACCCGGCTTCATGGTTTTACAGTAGTTCTAATAAAAAAACAAGAGAAGTTGGCAAAGAACTTTTTATCTCAAATTATCCAATTGAAGAGCAATTGGAGATGTTGTTGTTGAGAACATAG
- a CDS encoding AAA family ATPase — MWLKQLSIRGYRSFSEDTGIDFPLFSKMNLIIGSNNIGKSNLCRFMDLIRHNTNAIVFQGEQDLWQPNVGSIHADMVFVQEHNISRVIHLTVESGIYRGWLNAASNHGCLLKSSDA; from the coding sequence GTGTGGCTCAAGCAATTATCTATCCGTGGATATCGCTCCTTCTCTGAAGACACCGGAATTGACTTCCCTTTATTCAGCAAAATGAATCTTATTATCGGCTCAAACAATATCGGCAAGTCTAATTTATGTCGCTTCATGGATCTCATCCGCCATAATACAAATGCTATCGTATTTCAGGGGGAGCAAGATTTATGGCAGCCTAACGTCGGTTCAATACACGCAGATATGGTTTTTGTTCAGGAGCATAATATAAGCCGAGTTATTCATTTGACTGTAGAGAGTGGGATTTATCGGGGATGGCTGAACGCTGCTTCTAATCATGGTTGTTTATTGAAATCTTCCGATGCATAG
- a CDS encoding Eco57I restriction-modification methylase domain-containing protein, which yields MYQVLFDRLRQARVNWQNEEELRIGWIKEFSQALNIEMQAERQRQDSSYNNVIIEFKSPGLFHGKKSSSAFIQAMNERLQPYILRKALHEGISPEDYIGIATDGDHICFARISNNKIIYGDLLTFSLASVTMVGTALQDSFRRAITVTNLVDDFGVSSSIGIQLMQTLADALSLSICQSEHNKIKMIFEEWRTLFGQVADLTQAQRVQIGKVIQFQLSPAFPQDLVIPGSLFIIHTYNSLIIKLLAAEVVSAHGLSNRDVFSQTIATYSDNMLLHELNEQIEKGFLFDSAGIKGFIEEAIFSWYIDTCELPEYKATILTLIRGILIKISFYRTDTLTEMRTRDVLKGFYQNLVPDALRKSLGEFYTPDWLVEFTLNKLESPQWLTDRILDPTCGSGSFLLGAIRRIRSYAVTVGIKDEDLIGILTENVWGFDLNPLAVQTSRVNYLIAIADLLQSSPGKVIELPILLADAIYSPARQPNHENEVVTYTIGSEVANLEIVIPAELAFDRQRLDRIFILMSEMVNNDSAYTKVKEKLVLAGLINQEESVHWDEPLCDTYNQILELHKRNWNGIWFRIVRNFFWSITAGSFQIVVGNPPWVRWSNLPELYRNRIKPTCKQYEIFSSTPHHGGNELDVSGMITYTVADKWLAQEGQLAFVITQAHFQTPSSEGFRSFSINEIDRLIPISVDDFKALKPFQAANKTAVAHFRKKQYLEPNYPVPYDVWNAKIGQPKLIPSNISLEEVEARIHSVHLEAVPVNGLRSPWSILPPGRFQALNKIMGISTWVRGRKGVTTDLNGVYFVRIINQNETSGLVQIETRPEAGKKDIGVAQKFWIEPHMLYPLIKGAGDFSECNLSIEEELFAIIPNLGVNKKDCDEAELMLDTIAIRTKDYFRSNEQLLRSRSTWKRYLKDKPYYSIYNVGEYAFSPYKVIWAEQSSRFKAAVVTGENVPLIGNRPFVPDHKVFYVACWNSNEAYYLCGLLNSNIVKEYVESHVVSINVGNIFKHMNLLEFDQENQDHLALARLVEEAHRCSSEELLIKIRDTADRILIPN from the coding sequence GTGTATCAAGTATTATTTGATAGGTTACGCCAAGCAAGAGTTAATTGGCAGAATGAAGAGGAACTTCGTATCGGTTGGATAAAAGAATTTTCTCAAGCATTGAACATTGAGATGCAAGCGGAGCGTCAAAGACAAGATTCAAGTTATAATAATGTGATTATTGAATTTAAGTCGCCTGGTCTTTTTCACGGAAAAAAAAGCAGCTCGGCTTTTATTCAAGCAATGAACGAACGTTTGCAACCTTATATTTTACGTAAAGCTCTACATGAAGGGATTTCTCCAGAAGATTATATCGGAATAGCTACTGATGGAGACCATATTTGTTTTGCTCGTATAAGTAATAACAAGATTATTTATGGAGACCTTCTCACCTTTTCGTTAGCATCAGTAACCATGGTTGGAACTGCTCTACAGGATTCTTTCAGACGCGCAATAACCGTGACTAATTTAGTAGATGACTTTGGAGTATCATCAAGTATTGGCATTCAACTGATGCAAACACTAGCAGATGCATTAAGTCTTAGCATTTGTCAAAGCGAACATAATAAAATTAAAATGATCTTTGAAGAATGGCGGACATTATTTGGGCAAGTTGCTGATTTAACTCAGGCACAACGAGTACAAATCGGAAAAGTAATTCAATTTCAATTATCTCCAGCATTTCCACAAGATTTGGTTATACCCGGAAGTCTTTTTATTATTCATACTTACAATTCACTTATAATTAAGCTGTTAGCTGCGGAAGTAGTGTCTGCTCATGGATTATCAAATAGAGACGTATTCTCCCAAACAATAGCTACATATTCTGATAATATGCTATTGCATGAGCTAAATGAACAAATTGAAAAGGGATTTCTTTTTGATTCTGCGGGTATTAAGGGGTTCATTGAAGAAGCTATTTTCAGTTGGTATATAGACACTTGTGAACTACCTGAGTATAAGGCAACTATCTTAACATTGATTAGAGGAATATTGATAAAAATATCCTTCTATAGAACAGATACACTCACTGAAATGAGGACCAGGGATGTTTTAAAGGGATTCTACCAGAATCTAGTTCCAGATGCATTAAGAAAGTCATTAGGTGAATTTTATACTCCTGACTGGCTTGTGGAATTCACTCTAAATAAGCTGGAGTCTCCTCAATGGTTGACTGACCGCATTTTAGATCCGACTTGTGGCTCGGGATCATTCTTACTTGGTGCGATTAGACGTATAAGATCCTATGCAGTTACAGTCGGTATTAAAGATGAAGATTTAATTGGCATATTAACCGAAAATGTATGGGGTTTTGACCTTAACCCGCTAGCAGTACAGACATCAAGAGTTAATTACTTAATTGCCATTGCTGATTTACTCCAGTCGTCTCCAGGGAAAGTTATTGAGTTACCAATTTTACTAGCAGATGCAATATACTCTCCTGCTCGTCAACCCAATCATGAAAATGAAGTTGTTACTTATACTATAGGTAGTGAAGTTGCAAACTTAGAGATCGTGATTCCAGCGGAGCTAGCTTTTGATCGACAAAGATTGGATCGAATATTTATTTTAATGAGTGAAATGGTTAATAATGATTCTGCCTATACTAAGGTGAAAGAAAAATTAGTGTTGGCTGGACTTATTAATCAAGAAGAATCCGTCCATTGGGACGAACCTTTATGCGATACATACAATCAAATTCTTGAACTCCATAAAAGAAACTGGAATGGAATATGGTTCAGAATAGTACGGAACTTTTTTTGGTCTATCACAGCGGGTTCTTTTCAAATAGTAGTTGGAAACCCTCCATGGGTCCGTTGGTCTAATCTCCCTGAATTATATCGCAATAGAATTAAGCCTACATGTAAACAGTATGAAATATTTTCAAGTACGCCTCATCATGGTGGGAATGAGCTTGACGTTTCGGGAATGATAACTTATACCGTGGCTGATAAATGGTTAGCTCAGGAGGGACAGCTTGCATTCGTTATAACACAAGCCCATTTCCAAACTCCTTCATCGGAAGGATTTAGAAGTTTCTCAATTAATGAAATTGATCGTTTGATTCCGATATCGGTAGATGATTTTAAAGCTCTTAAACCATTTCAAGCAGCCAACAAAACTGCTGTTGCGCATTTTAGAAAGAAACAGTATCTTGAGCCAAATTATCCTGTACCATATGATGTTTGGAATGCAAAGATAGGGCAGCCAAAACTTATTCCCTCCAATATTTCTCTAGAAGAAGTAGAGGCTAGGATTCATTCAGTGCATTTAGAAGCGGTGCCGGTTAATGGTTTGCGTTCTCCATGGAGCATTCTTCCTCCTGGACGCTTTCAGGCTTTGAATAAAATTATGGGTATTAGCACTTGGGTTCGCGGTAGAAAAGGAGTCACTACTGATTTAAATGGAGTATATTTTGTTAGAATAATAAATCAAAATGAAACTTCAGGACTTGTTCAAATTGAAACCCGACCAGAGGCAGGGAAGAAAGATATTGGGGTCGCACAGAAATTTTGGATTGAACCTCATATGTTGTATCCACTTATTAAAGGGGCAGGGGATTTTTCTGAATGTAACTTATCTATAGAGGAAGAACTATTCGCTATAATCCCAAACCTCGGCGTAAATAAAAAAGATTGTGATGAGGCAGAATTAATGCTGGATACTATAGCTATTCGGACAAAAGACTACTTCCGATCTAATGAGCAACTATTACGTTCAAGATCGACTTGGAAACGTTATTTAAAGGATAAACCATATTATTCTATTTACAACGTAGGAGAGTATGCTTTTTCCCCTTATAAAGTAATATGGGCAGAGCAATCAAGTCGATTTAAAGCAGCAGTTGTTACTGGGGAAAATGTGCCGCTGATTGGTAATAGACCCTTTGTTCCTGACCATAAGGTGTTTTATGTGGCATGTTGGAATTCAAATGAGGCCTATTATCTATGTGGTCTACTTAACTCTAATATAGTTAAAGAATATGTTGAGTCTCATGTTGTTTCCATAAATGTAGGTAATATCTTTAAACATATGAATTTATTGGAGTTTGATCAAGAAAATCAAGATCATCTTGCCCTGGCAAGGCTTGTAGAGGAAGCTCATCGGTGTAGTAGCGAAGAATTGTTAATAAAAATTAGAGATACTGCAGATCGTATACTCATTCCAAATTAA
- a CDS encoding tRNA dihydrouridine synthase, with protein sequence MTNNFWRDLPRPFFVLAPMEDVTDVVFRHVVSIAARPDVFFTEFANTESYCHPEGNHAVRGRLTYTEDEQPIVAHIWGDKPEYFRQMSIGMAQEGFKGIDINMGCPVTNVAENGKGSGLICRPELAAEIIQAAKAGGLPVSVKTRLGFSSLDEWRGWLTHILKQDIVNLSIHLRTREEMSKVDAHWELIPEIKKLRDEVAPHTLLTINGDIPDRQTGLRLAEEYGVDGIMIGRGIFHNPFAFEQEPKEHSSSELLDLLRLHLDLYDEYSGQKPRSFSPLTRFFKIYVRGFRGASELRNNLMNTKSTIEVRALLGEFGSE encoded by the coding sequence ATGACGAATAATTTTTGGCGTGATTTACCGCGACCTTTTTTTGTGCTGGCGCCCATGGAAGATGTGACGGATGTTGTTTTTCGCCATGTCGTAAGTATTGCTGCCAGACCGGATGTGTTTTTTACGGAGTTTGCGAATACAGAGAGTTATTGTCACCCGGAGGGGAACCATGCTGTGCGCGGGCGTTTGACTTATACAGAGGATGAACAGCCCATTGTAGCTCATATCTGGGGAGATAAGCCGGAATACTTCCGTCAGATGAGCATCGGTATGGCACAAGAAGGATTCAAGGGCATTGATATTAATATGGGTTGTCCTGTAACGAATGTAGCAGAGAATGGGAAGGGAAGCGGCCTGATCTGCCGTCCCGAACTCGCAGCGGAGATCATCCAGGCTGCCAAAGCCGGAGGACTGCCCGTCAGTGTCAAAACAAGGCTCGGGTTCAGTAGCTTAGATGAATGGCGCGGCTGGTTAACCCATATCCTGAAGCAAGACATTGTGAATCTGTCCATTCATTTGCGCACACGAGAAGAAATGAGTAAAGTAGATGCTCACTGGGAGCTGATTCCGGAGATTAAGAAGCTTCGGGATGAGGTGGCACCCCATACACTGCTGACCATTAACGGGGATATCCCCGACCGTCAGACTGGCCTGAGGCTCGCTGAAGAGTACGGTGTGGATGGGATTATGATCGGGCGCGGTATTTTTCATAATCCATTTGCCTTTGAGCAGGAGCCGAAGGAACATAGTAGTAGCGAATTGCTTGATCTGCTGCGGCTGCATCTGGATCTCTATGATGAATACTCAGGACAGAAACCACGTTCGTTCAGCCCCCTTACCCGTTTCTTCAAAATATATGTCCGCGGCTTCCGGGGGGCAAGTGAATTAAGAAATAACTTAATGAACACCAAGTCGACCATTGAAGTGCGTGCGCTGCTGGGTGAGTTTGGAAGCGAGTAA
- a CDS encoding SF0329 family protein, producing the protein MSWSKLKQQLEGFLSPALHGRVEYRAPGYRYLPDKSGICYIAVDKKNILNMGDKANAIKWYQTELDIKNDPDIQIPISNDEIEAVRQAAKGPVPEERLIVMARSRKSTEHAKELMSAQAALSKSNFIVVANKFLTTPIEESLESDDMVLNVLALVDRRVGKKRILSMAEKMRLKHPVVQYFYELRRGAL; encoded by the coding sequence ATGTCCTGGAGCAAATTGAAGCAGCAACTGGAGGGATTTCTCAGTCCTGCGTTACATGGAAGGGTAGAATACCGCGCACCCGGTTACCGTTATCTGCCTGATAAATCAGGGATTTGTTATATTGCGGTAGATAAAAAGAACATACTCAATATGGGTGATAAAGCGAACGCGATCAAATGGTATCAAACAGAGCTGGACATTAAGAATGATCCAGATATCCAAATTCCTATCAGCAATGACGAAATTGAAGCGGTCAGACAAGCTGCCAAAGGGCCAGTGCCGGAGGAACGCCTAATCGTAATGGCCAGAAGCAGAAAAAGTACAGAACATGCCAAAGAGCTAATGTCAGCGCAGGCTGCATTAAGTAAATCGAATTTTATTGTGGTGGCTAATAAGTTCTTAACTACTCCTATAGAGGAGAGCCTAGAGAGCGATGATATGGTATTGAATGTTCTGGCTTTGGTGGACAGGCGAGTCGGGAAGAAGCGGATCTTGAGCATGGCGGAGAAGATGAGGTTGAAGCATCCGGTTGTGCAGTATTTTTATGAGTTGCGGCGGGGGGCGTTGTGA
- a CDS encoding nuclease-related domain-containing protein, producing the protein MLPNSKSRTGYTQIDHIVISPYCLFVIETKNYNGEIKGGRTDQQWSVSNRYKMYNPLKQNYGHIKAIESLLKSVAAVKFISMVSFTMRCRFSIDPELRKIHSDELVVYDVELSEFISRKLVSLKTGTPEPSISAAQAQTIYDHLVQANITDAEIRKLHVQRIKGNNTKHQ; encoded by the coding sequence ATGCTCCCTAATTCCAAGTCTCGAACAGGTTACACCCAGATTGATCATATCGTTATTTCCCCGTATTGCTTATTTGTCATTGAGACGAAAAACTACAATGGAGAAATTAAAGGTGGGCGAACGGATCAGCAATGGTCAGTGAGCAACCGTTACAAGATGTATAATCCGCTGAAGCAAAACTATGGACATATCAAGGCCATCGAGAGTCTGTTAAAAAGTGTAGCAGCAGTTAAATTTATCTCTATGGTTTCATTCACAATGAGATGTCGGTTCAGTATTGATCCTGAGCTTCGGAAGATCCATTCGGACGAACTGGTTGTCTATGATGTGGAACTAAGTGAGTTTATCTCAAGGAAGCTGGTCAGTTTGAAAACGGGGACTCCTGAACCTTCTATTTCTGCGGCGCAGGCCCAAACCATATATGATCATTTGGTTCAGGCTAATATCACCGATGCTGAGATTCGCAAGCTTCATGTACAGAGAATAAAGGGGAACAACACGAAGCATCAGTAA
- a CDS encoding helix-turn-helix transcriptional regulator translates to MPKNDNMLAILWMLNSGGKITAKQISEKLEINIRTVYRYIDALCASGVPIISDSGHNGGYSLLSNFIRAPLLFDIEEKKALLHSAMFAKEAGYPMNEALDNAAAKLKLYSNQEQKNILSRHLAGFEVINRVGPPSVQPVLAELEQAVANEFSVEIDYRTGREEHPKKRVIDPYGMVYWNNKWYTVAFCHLKNEIRSFRADRILTIKRTQINFKRSEAFSAREFFMQNLLPDLAGKEGLISLILGGRAEALDDLCLHWFLGHHLKERTYGQAIFLLEEQSIQRYVPYFLLSYGRSIQIIEPQSLKAKLAAVAADLMEYYQI, encoded by the coding sequence ATGCCAAAAAACGATAATATGCTGGCTATCTTATGGATGCTGAATTCCGGCGGGAAAATAACTGCAAAACAAATATCCGAAAAGTTAGAAATCAATATCCGCACAGTGTACCGGTATATTGATGCACTATGTGCCAGCGGAGTGCCTATAATATCCGACTCAGGTCATAATGGCGGGTATAGCCTGTTGAGTAATTTTATCAGAGCACCTCTGCTTTTTGATATTGAAGAAAAAAAGGCCCTCCTTCATTCAGCTATGTTTGCAAAAGAAGCCGGATACCCTATGAATGAGGCATTAGACAATGCGGCAGCAAAATTGAAATTGTATTCGAATCAGGAACAGAAAAATATACTTAGCCGCCATTTAGCCGGATTTGAAGTTATAAACCGCGTGGGGCCTCCTTCTGTTCAGCCGGTGCTCGCGGAATTGGAGCAGGCTGTGGCTAATGAATTCTCTGTAGAAATTGATTATCGTACAGGCCGTGAGGAGCACCCTAAGAAGAGAGTGATAGACCCGTATGGAATGGTGTACTGGAACAACAAATGGTATACGGTTGCTTTTTGCCATCTGAAGAATGAGATCCGCAGCTTCCGGGCAGACCGGATTCTAACCATCAAGCGGACGCAAATAAACTTTAAGCGTTCCGAAGCTTTTTCGGCCCGTGAATTCTTCATGCAGAATCTGCTGCCTGATCTGGCGGGCAAAGAAGGGTTAATTTCATTAATTCTAGGAGGCAGGGCAGAGGCGTTGGATGACTTATGTCTGCATTGGTTTTTGGGGCATCATCTGAAGGAGCGGACATATGGTCAGGCAATCTTTTTGCTTGAGGAACAATCCATTCAGAGGTATGTCCCTTATTTTCTCCTATCCTATGGGAGATCCATTCAAATCATTGAACCACAGAGTTTGAAGGCGAAACTTGCTGCTGTTGCGGCGGACTTAATGGAATATTATCAGATTTAA
- a CDS encoding YecA family protein — MIGRNDPCPCGSGKKYKQCCLLKQSEDQTVQAKARHFFDRKFKLTTDLYSFLAHKQGGEWAFDHQKYKPFDSSLGNYREGAGNMWAYFFHVYDNGLRGIDWFVKEKGQRYSGEDREMLQRWREMKISCYQMVDQYEQGAVIEDIWSKERYRMPYCETMIKLPPWTVSIGMIEPYVQDWCIHGVFMWGHPDVAFEVMTRVEQLQEERAKASEQEMSTSVILAANYPEMLNLSNRINSRNRKTVSNLEDMREQIFETHQYTCEYPELLEQMLLDTRDEYILAPGTDPEEGITIISRADKLDGLLGTIPADRREQLGLNEIEISKDLATIVIDKKGVTVSGWQSAELEATMELMESKLSTAVGLTQVNVRREAKQFPKNIFMNGYNIMTDKNLSEQEVTDYGNLPVLLQWARVTQEQAPTESAETFVRRKEYEHYLINPNYSNLKLLRIALGLLESPFTV, encoded by the coding sequence ATGATAGGAAGAAATGACCCTTGTCCTTGTGGAAGTGGGAAAAAATATAAGCAATGCTGTTTACTTAAGCAGTCAGAGGATCAGACGGTGCAGGCGAAGGCGCGGCATTTTTTTGATCGTAAATTTAAATTAACCACTGACCTGTATTCCTTTCTGGCTCACAAGCAAGGCGGAGAATGGGCATTCGATCATCAAAAGTATAAACCCTTCGATTCTTCTTTAGGCAATTATAGAGAAGGGGCCGGAAACATGTGGGCGTATTTCTTTCATGTATATGATAACGGTTTGCGCGGAATAGACTGGTTTGTGAAAGAGAAGGGCCAGAGATATTCCGGGGAAGACCGGGAGATGCTTCAAAGATGGAGAGAAATGAAGATTTCCTGCTATCAGATGGTGGATCAATATGAGCAAGGTGCGGTCATTGAGGACATCTGGTCCAAAGAAAGGTATCGCATGCCGTACTGTGAAACGATGATTAAGCTTCCTCCTTGGACCGTATCTATCGGAATGATTGAGCCTTATGTACAGGATTGGTGTATCCATGGAGTGTTTATGTGGGGTCACCCTGATGTAGCATTCGAGGTAATGACCAGGGTCGAGCAGTTGCAAGAAGAACGAGCAAAGGCTTCAGAACAGGAGATGTCAACTTCGGTTATACTGGCTGCTAATTATCCTGAGATGCTTAATTTAAGCAACAGAATTAATAGTAGAAACAGAAAAACGGTTAGTAATCTGGAGGACATGAGGGAGCAAATTTTTGAAACGCACCAATATACTTGTGAGTATCCTGAGCTGCTAGAGCAAATGCTACTGGACACTCGGGATGAATATATTCTAGCGCCGGGGACAGATCCTGAAGAAGGGATAACCATAATTAGCCGGGCAGACAAGCTGGACGGGCTATTAGGCACAATACCAGCGGACCGCCGGGAACAGCTTGGCTTGAACGAAATCGAGATCTCTAAAGATTTGGCGACTATTGTGATCGATAAAAAGGGTGTAACGGTCTCCGGTTGGCAGAGCGCTGAGCTGGAAGCTACGATGGAGCTGATGGAATCGAAGCTGTCTACAGCCGTCGGCCTGACTCAGGTCAATGTGCGAAGAGAGGCTAAGCAGTTCCCCAAAAATATTTTCATGAATGGATACAATATCATGACAGACAAGAATCTCTCCGAACAAGAGGTTACTGATTACGGAAATTTACCCGTGCTACTGCAATGGGCTCGTGTTACACAAGAGCAAGCTCCCACAGAAAGCGCCGAGACGTTTGTTAGAAGAAAAGAATATGAGCATTACCTAATCAATCCGAATTATTCCAATTTAAAGCTCTTGCGTATTGCGCTAGGGTTGCTTGAGAGTCCGTTTACCGTGTGA